The Oleiphilus messinensis DNA segment TTTTTTTGCCAGCTTTCAGGCTGTGGGGTGGGAGACAGCTGGTGAGAACGATAGCGCTTTTTGTTCTGGCAACCAAGTGCTCCCGAACTTTCAGCTGACTGGCGTGCCGATTGCCCCGGTGTTGCCTTCAGGTCATGGCGGTGTGGTGGGAAATATCAGCATCCCTCAGGTTGATTTTATGCCAGGCACAAATGGTGATGTCACACTGACGCAACGATATGATGAAGTCGGCGCGATGCAATTGACACTGGGCAGCGGCGCGATTAGTTACCTCGGGACCACGATCAGTACCAGCACCTCCGATACCATTGGCCGATTTATTCCTGATCGTTTTTCGGTGGAAATTCTGGACCCGGGTACGTTGGAAGCAAGTTGCAACGGTTTCAGTTATATTGGCGAGAATATCCGTTATGAGGTTGTTCCCGAACTTCGTATTACCCCATGGGCGGCGGCCCCGGATAACTCAGTCACAACCAACTATACAATTTCCAACGCGGACAATGATTTTCGGAAGTTACAAGTGAGTGACATTGTTCGATCATTTTCGGGTCAGGACAGTTCCCAGACCGGTACAGATGGCGTCACGCTTTTGAGTGTGTCGAATACGTTCACGTCGGCGAGTATTTCATCGGCACTGAACGGCGTGATGCAGTACACCTTTGGCTTGAATGACAGCTTTACCTACAATCATGATAGCTCTTCACAAGTTGCGCCCTTTACTGCAAATATCGACCTGTCTGTGATATCGCTTCAGGACAGTGATTTAGTGAGCGCGGAGAGTTTACCTGTGACGATTTCCCCAGCGGGTCATCCATTGCGTTATGGCCGCTGGCGTGCTGAAAATGCCTTTGGTTCGGATTTAATGGACTTACCGATGCTGGCGCGTGTCGAGTATTGGAGTGGGAGCCAGTTTTTGGTCAATGAACTGGATAACTGTATTAACATTACCGGTTTGATGAGTACGAATCCGGACGTTGATCCAGATTTTATTGATATTCCTATCGGTACCGGAAGCTCTGATGTGTTGTTCAATGCTATTTTAAGCGCGGGTGATGCATCTTTGTCCATGACTGCACCTGGAGCGGGTAATGAAGGGCAAATTCAACTGAATTTTGATTTATTGAGTGTTCCCTGGTTGCAATTTGATTGGGATCAGGATGGTAGTCCAAATACAAGTCTTTCCGTGAAAGCAACCTTTGGTCGCTTTCGTGGTCATGACCGCATAATTTATTGGAAAGAAGTGCTGGAATGATGTGTTGAATGGGGCTGGGTTCTCCACAGCCCTTATATTGGAGCGATCGTGTTCGTTTTTCAGCTTGCCTCGCTACAGGTCATCTTCATCATCTTCGGACTCCATGCCGAGTTCTTTTATCTTTCGCGTCAAGGTATTGCGTCCCCAACCCAGAAGAATGGAGGCATCTCTTTTTCGGCCACCAGTGTGTTTCAAAGCGGTCTCGATCATAATTCGTTCAAATTCGGGTATAGCAAGGTCGAGAATGTTTTTCTTGCCCAGTTTTAATTCCTGGTCGGCCCAGATTCGAAGTCCTTCTTGCCAGGTGGAACCGGTAGGCGCCGTTTCATGACTATCCAGTAACTCCGGGGGAAGGTCGGAAACGTGAATTTCCCGTCCACTGGCCATGACTGTCAGCCAGCGACAAGTGTTTTCCAGTTGTCGGACGTTGCCCCCCCAAGGCAGATTACTCATAAACTCTTCCGTTTCCGGGCGCAGGGTTTTGGGTTCAACTGCGAGTTCATCAGCGGCTTTTTTCAGGAAGTGTTTGGTCAATCGTGGAATATCTTCACGGCGCTCTGCAAGTTTCGGCAAGTGGACTCGGATAACATTCAGGCGATGGAACAAATCCTCCCGGAATTTGCCGTCATGCACCAGTTTTTCCAGGTTCTGGTGGGTTGCGGCAATAATACGGACATCGACCTTCACCGGTGTGTTCCCACCGACGCGATAAAACTCACCATCCGCCAACACACGTAATAACCGTGTCTGGGTTTCAGAGGGCATATCGCCTATTTCATCCAGAAACAGGGTACCGTGATTTGCCTGTTCAAAGCGCCCGTGGCGTTGGCCACCGGCTCCGGTAAATGAACCTTTTTCATGCCCGAACAGCTCTGATTCCATCAGTTCTTTGGGAATCGCTGCCATGTTCAGGGCAATGAAGGGGGACTCCTTGCGCGGGCTGTGTTGATGCAATGCCCGGGCAACCAGTTCTTTACCTGTTCCGGACTCACCGTTGATCAATACGGTAATGTTTGATTGGGATAAACGACCGATTGCCCGGAATACCTCTTGCATCGCAGGGGCTTCACCAATTATTTCGGTCGACACCAGAGCGGGTTCACTCGGCGAACTTTCTTTTTCTGCTTTGCGCTCCTGCGAGTGTGTCACTGCACGTTTGATCAACTCTACAGCTTCATCAATGTCGAAGGGTTTGGGCAGATATTCGAATGCACCGCTCTGATAAGATGAGACAGCGCTGTCCAGATCGGAGTGTGCTGTCATGATGATTACCGGCACATCCGGGTATTCATTGTGAATGCCTTCCAGTAAATCCAGACCATTAATACCCGGCATGCGAATATCACTGATGATGGCGTCGGGTTGCTCTTTGTCCAACTGGCGCATTACGCCATCACCTGATTCAAAGGTAAAGGTATCGAAATGCGCTTGGTTCAGCGCTTTTTCCAGTACCCAACGGATCGACCGGTCATCGTCTACAATCCAGACGCGTGCAGATTTGCTCATTAGGTTAACTCCAAGGGTATATAGATAATAAAGTCCGTGCGGCCCGGTTCACTTTCACACTCAATCAGGCCTTTGTGCTGTCCAATTATGCTTTGCGCAATTGACAGGCCCAGGCCGGTGCCTTCAGCACGTCCACTCACCATGGGGTAGAAAATATTCTGTATAAACTCACTGGGAATACCGGGTCCATTGTCGATAATATCCAGACGACAAACCAGGCGGTGCCGCTCATGGCCAATGGTAAACTGTCTCAGGGTTCGCGTTTTCAGCGTAATCGTTCCAGGCAGAGTTCGACCCTCCTGGCTAATCAGTGCTTCCATTGCGTTGCGGGTAATATTCAAAATTGCCTGAATCAGTTGTTCTTGATCACCCATGAACTCCGGGATACTGGGATCGTAATCCCGCATCAGCGCAATCTGGCTGTTGCTTTCAACACTGATCAGGTTATGCACGCGTTCTAACACTTCGTGAATGTTTGTGGGCTTAAATTTCACGAGTTTGTTGGGGCCGAGCATGCGGTCAACGAGATTTCTCAGTCGATCAGCTTCCTCGATGATGATATGGGTATACTCACAGAGATTGCCGTCGTCCAACTCCCGGTCAAGTAATTGTGCCGCACCCCGAATTCCGCCCAACGGGTTTTTTATTTCATGGGCCAGGCCCCGCACCAGAATGCGGGTGGTTTCCTGCTTCGCCATCATTTCTTCTTCACGACTGATACGCAGCAGGCGGTCCCGAGGTTGCAATTCTAGCAACATATAGTGGTGCTTGCCGTCTTGATAAGGCGATGCTGAGTAGTCCACTCTGACTCTGCTCCCGCTGTGAAGCACTAGTTCAGCTTCTCGCTTGGTGAAGGGATGGCCGCTATGAAAGGCTTCACTGATCGAAGCGCTTGGCTGTTCATCCTGCTCCACAAACAGCTCATTGATATGTGCGTCTTTAAGCCTTTTTTCGCTGATCTCAAGGAGCATTTCAGCAGAAGGATTCAGGTAGCAAACTTTTTGCGTGTCATCGATCAAAATGACTGCGCCCGTCAGCCCCTCCAATATTTTTTTATGTAACCCAGTTAAGAACATATACTAACACCCGTGATTTATTCGGACTAAGCAAAAAGCAAACCAATTATTTAGTCTCGATCGGTTATTTATCCAGATCGTAAACTACCTTGCTCGTGGAGGTGGTGGAGGCAGTTGTTCCGGGGCTCTGTTGAAGAGCGATAAATTTATGCTCACATTTTCGCACAAATGCGGGACATAGGATTAATTTATATCGAACTGCATCGGTGCACAAGCACCAGAACTGTGCGCTGTTGGTGGGGCAAATTAAGTGCTAACTGAGGTGCTTAAACAGTGCAAGGGTGGGAAAGACAGTGCAAGATCGAAGGGCGCTACTCACGAATGCGATCCCTGCGTTCTGGCTCTTGGAAAGAACTTAGCTAGCGGGCCGCGCCTAGTTTCTTACAATTGGGCGATGTACAGTAAAGCTGACTCCTGGCCCACTTTGGACGACATTACCACCCATATCAATGATTTGAACGGTGAGGTTGTGGGTTCCCCGATTCAGGCTGTCGACACTGAATGATGTGGATTTTCCCGTGTAGACATTCTGGCCGTCAATCATGGCAGATAGTTGATGTCTGTTTTGAAGGGCGGGAGAGAGATTAACCACAACATTTACGCTGCCATTACCAGAGTGAAATGCACTGTTATCATCAGGCGACACGATCTGCACAGTGTACTTTTTCTCAGCGCGATGGGGTTTGTTTGTATTGCTGGGAGGGAGTGCAACGGTGGGGAGTGGCACCGTCATAATCGGTCCAACTTCAATTTTTTCTGCACCATCCTGGGGCTCATCGGAAAAATGGACGTTCCCCTGTTCGTCGACCCAGCGGTAGACTTCGGTGGCCATGGATAAAGTAGAAAAGCCCAGAAGAGTGCATAAGCTCAGGCTGGCAGTCCAGCGAAATCGGCGTGTAGATCGTGACATGTGAACCCTCGGCTTTTCAATTAGCGGTGTCTGACGTCTAAAACAGTCTCTGCTCAATTCAATCTGAGTATAGTCAATGTCAGCCATTCTGAAGAGGTTCGGGCGACAAGAAAGCAGTATTTTGTGCGCTGTGTCGAACAATAAAAAAAAGCCCGGATCACCGGGCTTTTCGCTGTTCAACTTGCGGATTGACGATTAAACCGCTCGCTTACACAGAGTAGTACATGTCAAACTCAACAGGGTGAGTTGTCATGTTCAGGCGCTCGATATCGCCACGCTTCAGATCAATGTAGCCTGCGATCATGTCTTCAGTGAAAACACCACCTTTGGTCAGGAACTCGTGATCTTTTTCCAGGCAATCCAGTGCTTCCTGGAAGGTTTCAGCTACAGTCGGGATCTCTGCTGCTTCTTCTGCTGGCAGATCGTAAAGATCTTTATCCATTGCATCGCCAGGGTGGATCTTGTTCTGGATACCGTCCAGACCCGCCATCAACATGGCAGAAAACGCCAGGTATGGGTTACCCGTTGGATCAGGGAAGCGTACCTCAATACGGCGTGCTTTAGCACTGTTAACGAATGGGATACGGATTGAAGCAGAACGGTTACGGGCAGAGTAAGCCAGCATAACAGGCGCTTCAAAACCAGGTACCAGACGCTTGTACGAGTTAGTCGACGCATTGGTGAAAGCGTTGATGGTGCGAGCGTGCTTGATGATACCACCGATGTAGTACAGCGCAGCTTCGGACAATCCTGCGTAGCTGTCACCCGCCATGATGTTTACACCATCTTTTGACAAGGATTGGTGAACGTGCATACCGGAGCCGTTATCACCAACCAGAGGCTTAGGCATGAAGGTCGCGGTTTTACCATATGCGTGCGCAACGTTATGTACGCAGTATTTCAGGATTTGAACTTCGTCAGCCTTGCGTACCAGTGTGTTAGCGCCAACACCGATTTCACACTGACCAGCCGTTCCTACTTCGTGGTGGTGTACTTCAATGCGCAGGCCCATTGCCTCCATTGCCGCACACATTGCGCCACGCAAGTCATGCAGAGAGTCGACAGGAGGTACAGGGAAATAACCACCTTTAACGCCAGGACGGTGACCTACGTTCGCACCTTCCAGGTCTTCGTGAGAAACCCATGCTGCTTCTTCAGAGTGAATGGAGTACATTGCGCCATTCATATCTGATTTCCATTTCACAGAATCAAATACGAAGAACTCTGGCTCAGGACCGAACAGTGCTGAGTCTGCAATGCCAGTCGATTTCAGGTACTCTTCCGCGCGACGGGCAACGGAACGAGGATCACGCTCGTAACCCTGCATCGTAGTAGGTTCTACGATATCACAGGTGATGTTCAGCGTGGTTTCTTCGGTGAAAGGATCCAGCACTGCAGTGCTGTCATCTGGCATCAGGATCATGTCGGATTCGTTGATGCCTTTCCAGCCTGCAATTGAAGAACCGTCAAACATTTTGCCGTCTTCGAAGAAGTCACCGTCGACTTCGCCAACTGGCAATGTAACGTGTTGCTCTTTACCCTTGGTGTCTGTAAAGCGAAGATCTATCCATTTGACGTCATGTTCTTTAATAAGATTCAGAGCTTTCTCTGACATTATGAATACTCCGTATTTTTATGCAGATTTCAGTTTTTTTGTTCGTTGCGGGTTGGCGCCTGAAGCTCAGACGGGACAGACCTGCAAAGATCCGGGGTTGTATAATCAACGGGCTGTTGCGGACTCGCGCTATCTTTTTATTGACAGAGATACCGCTCACTTGCTTAGCCGAAATGTCGTTATGCGTGGCAGACACATCGGCGTACCAAAATCAGGCGACTGCGTTATTATCAATAACTTCTGGTTAACAGCTGCTGCAGAATTTCTAGCGCAACCGCATTTGATGACTCTACAGTGGCTGATTATCAGGTTTGTTTAAGCGAATCGCAACACACGGTGTTGATTATTTTCAGGCATGCCCTGAGGGATCATAGCATGACTCCCCGCAAACCGCCTGAAAAAACCAATTATGATTTTAATCGCGAACGAAGCACTAATTGTACCAAGTTGGATTGTTTTGTAGTGATAGGCTTGAAATGTATTAAAAAAGTGCAGAATATCAGCTGTTTATGCACAGTTGTGGTGTGCGGCATCGGATATTGGGCCCGCTGAGCGACTCAACGGCGAATTGTTAAATACTTGTTGTGCGCTATGGCGGTGCATTATTCTTTGTTTGGCACCAATATGGTGCTTTGTTCTCGATGGTATGGATAACCACCGGTAAAATTACAGTTGAAGTGTAAAAAGTCGTGCCCAAAGCCGAAAACAAATGTTTTTCTGAGTACGTTTCAGTATAATTCGCGTCCATTTCAGGCAAGTATGCGGGATAAGGTGTGATTGAGAATTTACGAAATATTGCCATTATTGCTCACGTTGATCATGGCAAGACGACCCTGGTAGATAAGTTGTTACAGCAGTCCGGAACCTTGGACCGTAAAGACCAGTCTGCCGAGCGAATTATGGACTCCAATGATCAGGAGAAAGAACGTGGTATTACCATTTTGGCAAAAAATACTGCGATCACCTGGCAGGATTATCGAATCAACATTGTAGATACGCCCGGACACGCCGACTTCGGTGGTGAGGTAGAGCGTGTATTGTCGATGGTGGATTCCGTGTTGTTGCTTGTCGATGCTGTTGATGGGCCAATGCCACAAACCCGCTTTGTTACCCAGAAAGCGTTTGAAAAAGGCTTGAAGCCGATTGTCGTTATTAACAAAATCGATCGACCGGGCTCTCGTCCTGATTGGGTAATGGACGAAGTTTTTGATCTGTTTGATCGCTTGGGGGCAACCGAGGAACAATTGGATTTCCCGGTAATTTATGCCTCTGCATTGAATGGTATTGCGGGGGATGATCCTGAGGCTATGGCCGAGGATATGACGCCACTTTTCCAAATGATCGTGGATACCGTTCCGTCACCCAGCGTTGATCCTGATGCGCCTTTCCAGATGCAAATTTCTTCTCTTGATTACGACTCTTATGTCGGTGTAATCGGGGTGGGACGGATTACTCGAGGCTCCCTCGCACCAAGCACGCCAGTGACGGTGATTGATCGTGAAGGTAAGACCCGAAACGGTCGTGTTCTGGAAGTTAAAGGCTTCAACGGTTTGCA contains these protein-coding regions:
- the glnA gene encoding glutamate--ammonia ligase, with the translated sequence MSEKALNLIKEHDVKWIDLRFTDTKGKEQHVTLPVGEVDGDFFEDGKMFDGSSIAGWKGINESDMILMPDDSTAVLDPFTEETTLNITCDIVEPTTMQGYERDPRSVARRAEEYLKSTGIADSALFGPEPEFFVFDSVKWKSDMNGAMYSIHSEEAAWVSHEDLEGANVGHRPGVKGGYFPVPPVDSLHDLRGAMCAAMEAMGLRIEVHHHEVGTAGQCEIGVGANTLVRKADEVQILKYCVHNVAHAYGKTATFMPKPLVGDNGSGMHVHQSLSKDGVNIMAGDSYAGLSEAALYYIGGIIKHARTINAFTNASTNSYKRLVPGFEAPVMLAYSARNRSASIRIPFVNSAKARRIEVRFPDPTGNPYLAFSAMLMAGLDGIQNKIHPGDAMDKDLYDLPAEEAAEIPTVAETFQEALDCLEKDHEFLTKGGVFTEDMIAGYIDLKRGDIERLNMTTHPVEFDMYYSV
- the glnG gene encoding nitrogen regulation protein NR(I); protein product: MSKSARVWIVDDDRSIRWVLEKALNQAHFDTFTFESGDGVMRQLDKEQPDAIISDIRMPGINGLDLLEGIHNEYPDVPVIIMTAHSDLDSAVSSYQSGAFEYLPKPFDIDEAVELIKRAVTHSQERKAEKESSPSEPALVSTEIIGEAPAMQEVFRAIGRLSQSNITVLINGESGTGKELVARALHQHSPRKESPFIALNMAAIPKELMESELFGHEKGSFTGAGGQRHGRFEQANHGTLFLDEIGDMPSETQTRLLRVLADGEFYRVGGNTPVKVDVRIIAATHQNLEKLVHDGKFREDLFHRLNVIRVHLPKLAERREDIPRLTKHFLKKAADELAVEPKTLRPETEEFMSNLPWGGNVRQLENTCRWLTVMASGREIHVSDLPPELLDSHETAPTGSTWQEGLRIWADQELKLGKKNILDLAIPEFERIMIETALKHTGGRKRDASILLGWGRNTLTRKIKELGMESEDDEDDL
- a CDS encoding DUF4124 domain-containing protein, whose translation is MSRSTRRFRWTASLSLCTLLGFSTLSMATEVYRWVDEQGNVHFSDEPQDGAEKIEVGPIMTVPLPTVALPPSNTNKPHRAEKKYTVQIVSPDDNSAFHSGNGSVNVVVNLSPALQNRHQLSAMIDGQNVYTGKSTSFSVDSLNRGTHNLTVQIIDMGGNVVQSGPGVSFTVHRPIVRN
- the glnL gene encoding nitrogen regulation protein NR(II); the protein is MFLTGLHKKILEGLTGAVILIDDTQKVCYLNPSAEMLLEISEKRLKDAHINELFVEQDEQPSASISEAFHSGHPFTKREAELVLHSGSRVRVDYSASPYQDGKHHYMLLELQPRDRLLRISREEEMMAKQETTRILVRGLAHEIKNPLGGIRGAAQLLDRELDDGNLCEYTHIIIEEADRLRNLVDRMLGPNKLVKFKPTNIHEVLERVHNLISVESNSQIALMRDYDPSIPEFMGDQEQLIQAILNITRNAMEALISQEGRTLPGTITLKTRTLRQFTIGHERHRLVCRLDIIDNGPGIPSEFIQNIFYPMVSGRAEGTGLGLSIAQSIIGQHKGLIECESEPGRTDFIIYIPLELT